The sequence below is a genomic window from Scylla paramamosain isolate STU-SP2022 chromosome 38, ASM3559412v1, whole genome shotgun sequence.
cggccttagGAAATGGTCTTCAAAATACACGCGTCTATCTCGATCTTATTACACCATGTTACTTAATCCACATCCAGTTATCAGTCATAATACGAAGCTCTCAGTTACAAAAGTCACatcctttctttgttcttgtttaatCTCCCTCGCTTGAATGACATTTCTTTGAGCCAAGCAGGAAAATGAGATTAAAGGCAAAACGTTTGTTAAAGTTAttcattttatctcttttaaCAGGCTTTAATAGAAGTTACGTAAGATGAGTAAACAAttaaatgatgaatgaataaataaataaataaataatgagcaACATAAACGATCGAAATATAAAAAgccaaaagaaaaacaatgaggaataaaaataaaaataataataatgataataataataataataataataataataataataataataataataataataataataacaataataataagcggCAGGTTTTGAAAATTTGAATACGACACAAAAGATAGACAAGGAAGGTAATgactttccccttcttttttcttctaatatAACGAACTAGTGAAGAATATTGTACAACtttccttaactctctctctctctctctctctctctctctctctctctctcagccatggAGGAAACCGAGGAGGCGCAGCTTACCCATGCCGCCCTACGATGGCTGGACCAGAACGGCGCCCTGACACGCCTTCAAGCTACCCTCCACGCCCGTGCCGCCCTCACGCCCATGCCCAAGATCATCGCTGCCCCCGTGCACGTTGACCTCGCTCGCCTGCACGAAATTAGTGGTGCGGAAAATGAAATTACGTTAACTcgactcttttcttcttttgcacCTGTCAGTCTTGTTTCGATTTTAACGTGATCTTGTATAGGAGCCTTCGGCGTTTTCAAAGGCTCTTATGAAAGTTGTTGGGGGTTTCAAAGGAGTTTTCgtggtttttatttttgtttgacaGGTTCTACTGAAATTGTTGGGATTTTCAAATGTGCTTTCATGGTTCTATTGATTGTCTGATTCCCTAGATGAAGCTGTTGATAGTTCAAGCTTCAAGGCTCAATTTACCGAATGAAActtgaacaataacaataataggtCATAAATACTTCATCACTCAATTAGCAGCCAGTAAGGTCTCCGAAATTTACTTTAAAGTAACGTAACTGAGGCCGAGCTAAGGAGACGCCGTGGGTAGTCAAAACGCTTACTTGGTCCCGACAGAAAGCCTAGCGACCCTCGTTGTGGAGAGGCCGCTACGTGCACAGAAAATCTTCCATCACATACTACACATCGCCTCAGTGGCCATTACTCTTCAAATGCGAGCATCCAAGGAAGATACTGATGACCACTGCCCTCCACCTGCCATGCCGCCGCCGCACCCCGCCCACCCCGCCTCTCTCTACCATGACTACGAGCGGAAGACACGTTTTGACGGAGAGGTTACGATAGATAAGGAAGATCTGGACCTCACCCTTCACTCCCTGGCCTCTAACCTACCTCTTGATGCCTCTATGGCCAGCGAGGACCCGCACTCCGTCCTTACCGCAGCGCAGGTCAGTTTTGATATTTCGTGACGCGTCATGTGGCGTATCCCAAGAGctttctccattctttcatAAACATGTCTACTAGTGAAAATGCCATTGCTtagaatattaagaaaaagctttaaaaatacagataaagcGTGTCACTTCAACTCACTTGTCTAAATAAAAAGTATTGGAGTATTAGTTATAAAATAGTGTATGAAATGACGCGTAACTTTACCGCCCCATGGTATATATCTCAGTCTCTGCTCCCCCATAGATTTACACGCCGCTGCAGGTGGGCGGGATGCCGTGGGTGCCAGAGTGGGTGGTGGGCAGTGTGCGGGACTTGCCTCTGCACCTTCAGGAACCAAGGCTGTCACTGGTGGGTGGCCGTGTCCTCGCTGTGTCCCTACCGTCCTCATTCACGTAAGTATTACATAACACAAAGGGAGCTGCATGAACTTAACAGTAAgtgtacacgtggcagcccctatATAATGCAAAAACTTTCTCTAgttcataaatttatctaatcttggTGCCAAAGACCCCCACACTATGCACTTTTCTCACTGGTGATGCAGGAAGTGGGTGCGGTACCTGTGCAGCAACCCTGGGTGTGTGGGCACTGCCAGGGACCTTCACGTGAGGGTGTTTGTCTTGGGACGGCCAGAGTCAGACACTGTTCACCATCGCCCACCTTGCAGGTATACACACAGGcacttatctgtgtgtgtgtgtgtgtgtgtgtgtgtgtatgcctttttttttttttgcatgttacaGAATAATTTTTCACTATGCATATGTGtgcatatttattttcagtttctcaaacttttttttatctatgtatataaCAGAATGATCTTACATAGTCTAAATACCACCCATAggactctttctctccttctctcactcattctctACCAGGATCTGCCTCTCACCACTCTCAGAGGACCCAGCCTCGAGGGAGCTTGGAGAAAGAATGACAGTGATGCTGCTTCCCAGTGCCCAGAGTCACGCCCTCACACGAGACACACCCACCCGTGCCCAGGCCCTCAGAGTAGTGCTCAGGGGTCTGTACTTGCCTGGTTTTAGTATGCAGGACCTGGAAGCTTGTTATCTTATCTCCACACTCTTTATCTAAGCTTGTTTATAAAGGCTGGATTTGTATGAAGAGATAACTCATTTTATAGTAATTTCTAATTGAGATGCTAAAGGTGCTCATCCTCTTGTTTACAGGACTTGAGATGAACTTATTTTACCTTGTCTCTATGCCCACTTTTTATCCAAGATAGTTTATAAGTCTTAGATGTTCCTTGGATGTACAGCCTTTGCATCAAAGTACATAATCATCACTTCAATTTGAGAGGCATAAGATTCTCAGCCTACTGCTCCTTCAGATGAGATGATGAAGGGAGTGGAGCCTGGCCAGGTCCTGGAGGCCACAGTGATGGTGTCTCCTCAGAGGTTACCCCAGTTTCCCTCCCTAGAGGCTATGTATGTGCATCCACCCCCACCTCTGCTGCCTCCTGCCACCCTACCCCCGGTGTTGAGGTTAGAAAGCTGTTAGATTGAATACATCAGCAGCATTTTTAtgacttattcttttcttcatgtcttttctgttcccctcacatttctcttctctctcacaaGTCTCTTCTATATAATCTTTCATAAATCAGTGCCATTGACTTAGAAGCTCTTAGTCTATTTATCAGTAACCAGTAAGGTATCTATACACACATCTGTCAAACACACCATGAATCAGCTACAAGAACCACAACACTCTATAACACAACATATCTCTGAGTTTGCAATGAGGAAAGTGTGAATTCTGAAGGACAGACTTACACCATGTACCTTGTGTCATCAGGCAGTTGGTGTCAGACAGGCAGTCATCCCCGTGGTCTCTTGTCCTCACACTGGCCTACATGTTTGCTGCCTCAGTCACCCCCGCTGGCACCTTCCACTCCCTCAAGCTGGCATTGTTgctctctcttgcttcctgCTCCTCCAAGAAAGTAAGATTACCCTTAGCAACACTGAACACTTACTTGAAAGCATATTAGTAAACTCTTCCATGTCTTTTCTCTGCATTTAATAGGTCTTGTGGGTGTTATTAGGGAttttaaatgtgttttcatgatggtaatgataacaatggtaagtgtaacaaggattctgcatcaccaatgAGGAATACACCCATGAGAACAcaagtaatcatctctgtagcctttgaaaattattatgatgaaagaacaaagggTTAAAGAATACAAAGCAATCCtcaaaaacttgtaataatcactcttttcctccacataCCTCAGGCAGGGTTAGCAGTCCTTGCAGTGGGCACCAACACCACACTACTACTCCGTCTACTGTGGTGGTGTGCCCGCTATGCCCCACATAGCATGATCCACTCCTCCCTGGACCCTGTGACGGCCTCCTGCAGCAGAGAGCCGGATGGGGCGTTGTGGGTGCAGGGTGGGTCACTCCTGCTGGCacgtggaggtgtgtgtgtccttggggAGTTCTCAAAGTTCAGGAATGATGTTCGGAGGAAGGTTTGCAGaggtgaggctgtggtggtgctgttctGTTTTGCTGGTGATGTTGGATGCAGTGGTCTAATTATAAAGTTATCGTGCTATTTTATATCCTGTGCATAAGGTGCATTTCTACCTCATGTGTGTGATAAAATCTTGCAGATTAGCCATATTTCTGCATCATTTATAAGAAGCTCAAGTAAAGTACCTTCATTCCTACTTCATGCCTAAGATCAGCTCAACTAAATCCTGTAAAAGCAAAAATCTAAATCAAAACtcaaccaccaacacaacacaatcatTTCCTTCACAGTGCTGGAAAGTGGAGTGGTGCAGGTGGATTGTAGtgtccgccaccaccaccacacgggcCCGTCCCTCACCTACCCCCTGCGTGCTGCCGCCTGGGCCTGCTATGACCCTGCCAGTGCCAAGGCGTCAACGGCAATGGAGACTGAGGATAATTTTCTACACGTGCCACTCGGGGACCTCACCAAGTCCATTACTGAGTGAGTATCTGTGTGCCTTAGTCTGAACCTCTCTATTACTACAAGACCTGGCTGGTTTACTTTAATATATAGATCTATGTTTACTTATGAGTATCTTTaactctttcagtgttttttggcATGTTtctttaatcactaaccactgaggcatttttttacttgttctacagctgCCTCTGAACATTAAACTAGGAAGACACTGGATAATCTACACTTTTTGTccccttttctttattgtagATGCTCTAAACTATTTTATAcattgcctaacctaacctatcccaacTTATGAGAGATCATAACATGTTAGATTGACACAGAACAACATCTCTGCTTATCATTTCTTGTGTGGGGTTCCTGTAATATTACCATGACAGAAGAGTGTTTTGTGTTCCTGCAGTGTGTTCGGCCTGGTGGTGTACACAGAGACGCCTGGTGGAGAGTGtgagaaggaggcagaggaggtgaTCACTTTCCACACACTGCTGGGCGCCatgtctccctccccctctgaGGACTTGCTGCTTCCGAAGGACCAGATGATTCAGGTGAGGCACAGAGTTACCTGGAAGCTCTCAGAGTATAGATGAATGCAGGTGTAAGAAAATTGTCACATTACAAAGCATGTTTTCTTAGATATGTTCGAGACAAAATAGTAAACGGTAGAATTAAACTTTACAAGTGGCTGGGTTTTCTGTTTTTACTAGTCCACTTGTAACTGTTTATATTTAATAACTTTGCAGTATCTGAAAGTGAAAAACATGGCAGTGAAATTCAGGCCAAGCAAGAAACAGTAAATATGTACAACTGGATTTTCTGATCTACTTACTACAGTTACCAGTTTATTGCTTACAGTTGCTCACTAATCTTGCAGTACCTGAGAATGGTGAGGAACATGGCAGTGGAGTTCAGCCCCACAGCAGAGAGGCTCATCAGAGGGTACTATGTGGCCACCCGACGGCTGAGGGGAGACTGTATGCAGCAGGGGTCCCTTGTCCCCATCACTGCCATACACACCCTGTAGGTCCATCTGCCAGCCTTTATACTCAGTGCTCTTGTACATAGGATGTTAGTCTTGCATTTCCTTGTGGTTTAGAGCACATAAGCATGGGAACATAAGGTAAGTCAAGCATATGAACATAGTAACATAAGAGGACCTGCAAGAAGTCATGGCCTACATGTGTCAGTCCCTGCATGAGATATTTCTACCTATTTCCATGTATCATCTCCTTAATTTATCTAATCTAATGGGGATTGCTGTGTTTTAACTTATATTCCTGCATCATATATCATTCCTTCTGGTGTAGTAAGACAGTGTCCAATTCTGCAAGCCATTATGGAAATTAAAACGACTTATCTTTTGTAATCAGCATTAAGTGAAATAAGTGCATATACTGTtatcttttctattatttcctGGTATTTTCCATGATAAGTTGTTTCTGCAATTCCCATTCCTTACTTTACATCAAGCATAGACAATCTCACTACACAAATGTCTATATTAACCAGCATTAAGTGAAGCAAGTGCATGTACTAATACCTTCCCTATTATTTGTTGGTGTTTCTCATCAATCATAGCCAACCAAACAACAGACTCTTGCCACCAGCACTCAGGTTGCCTCCAGCCACGCCCGCCTGGCCCTGCGCACCACTGTGGAGGGCtgggatgctgctgctgctgtgttgctgtgtgaGGAAGCCCTGGCGGCACACTCTGGCTACTCACTGCTTCAGGTCACGCCTACGCCACACCTCTCTCCCAATGCTGACCTTCATACTCTTGTGggcaggaaggtgtgtgtgtgtgtgtgtgtgtgtgtgtgtgtgtgtgtgtgtgtgaactattTCCAGGTGCCACATATGATTTCTAGGGTTTTCATCGGCATTTTTCACATTGATAATACATATTCATTGTTAAACTTTCCCTAGAATCGTGGAAACATACTTGAAAATTCCCAGCAACTTCCACAACAGCCTGTTAACAAGTCAAGGTGAAAtggtagaagtgtttcagaatgtagtCCTGTGATTCAGCTGTTGGGGTGTAGCAACTGAAAAGGGTGTCTAAAGTCCACTCAGTACTGTGTTCTTAGTTAACAGCATTCCCATTTCACATTGTTGAAGCAGGACCAGAATTGATCTCATCTCTTAAATCAACACTTTTACTGTTAAACTTGAACACAactatgaattttttttccagaatgaTGAACGTATGACCAGATTTCAAAAGACACTGGAGGAGTTTGTCAGCACCCACACTGGGGATATTCCTGGGGCCCTCTAAGCACACCAGGACCTTCTGCGCTATACTAAGGGAACCCACAGTGAGCCCTTGCTAGCTGATATGCTGTGTTGTGTCTCCGAGTCCTGACTGATTTGACTGATATGGATTACTTAATTGTGATGCACTAGTTGTTGAGTTTATTGTTAAGTTCAAAATGTTTAGTTGTATTCTCAAGGAAGTTAAGTTGAATTGTTTAGTTGCTCATTATTTTGTCTTGCATAATGAGAATGTGGATTTATTTTTTGACTGAGCTATAAAAGATTAACCTCCCTTATGTGCAGCAGTAGGCCCTTTATTGATGTAGTAAGGGAATCCAGTTAGTCCTTGGTAACTAACTGACAAGCCCAGATGCTACATTGTGATGCTAATTATACAAGTCTTGAGTTTGAATGCTTGCTTGTTTTCTCATGGAACTAGTTACTTTGAATTGTTTAGCTCATCCAtcattactttattttgtttgatGAGTGTGGATTTGCTTGACTGATGCACTAATTATATAAAAATTGAGTTTAGTTTTGCATGAGAGTGGATTTATTTCCTAACCAAGTACTAAGGTTGGTATCTGATTACAAAAGTAATTAGAGAGGACCCATATACAGCATCATGTGCACTACTACCTTTGTCTACTCATGCAGTGCTCCACTATGCAATATAAATATGCATACCTTTCTACATATGATCTTTTGCAATGTAGATGTATTGGCAAGTACAAATGTTAGAACAAGGTAGACAGTAAGTAATGCCAGCTTGCCTGTGTCCATTTAAGTTCCTGAATTGGCTTTCGTGACACTATTGTAATTTTTGGAATTaagtttattgttatttgatTGTATGAAATTAAATATGTACTCAGGAATCCAGTGACCTCAGTATTATCCTCTCCTCCAGCATTAAGACGCAGGCAGTTAGGTGTTAGAAGTGTGAATATGTTACTAAGAGTATGAATGAGATGAGTGAATGTTGTAAAGAGTGTTAGATTTAAAGATGTGTGTGAGCAAGGAAGATTAGTTGTACAAGACTTAACAGAGAACAGTTGTAGATGAAATGGATGTTGTAAAGAGGATTAAATATTTGTGTGAGGAAGGAATAATGGTTGTGTATACGACCAAATGGAGCCCAGTTGtcaatgtataaataaaacGGCTTCTTAACAGCTCTGTTAGTAGTGCATCTGTGTCTGGTCCCATCAGCTGACTGGAGATGTGGAGAAAAGATTGACTGATGTGTTAAGAATAAGACCTACTTTTGGGTCCTGATAAAAAAATACGTGTGTTCTGATACATAATATTGGTGCAGCTtaactatttccttccttaaacATAAAACGaggataatgaaaatataagcTGTACGACAATAATTTATGGAGCAACATGATAAAGTACACGATAAATTATCTTAACCTTCATCATTGGATGGACATAAATATTGCTAccataaaaacattacaaaaaaagagaaaactgaggCTGGAAATATGTACAAATTAATTTCTCTATACAATTTTACCTTATTCTTTACACAAGTCACCAAAACATGGCTGGTCTTCATCTTTACTCATCGTTCTCGAAGTCAGCCGGGTTCTTCCTCATGGTCTTGTCGTGAGCTGCCTCCACGGATGAGTAGACCATGTAGGCTATGATGAAGGCTGCGGGGGGACAGTGGGTCAGTGATGTGCTATCggccatctttctctctccaccaccatcacca
It includes:
- the LOC135091796 gene encoding minichromosome maintenance domain-containing protein 2-like isoform X2, translated to MEETEEAQLTHAALRWLDQNGALTRLQATLHARAALTPMPKIIAAPVHVDLARLHEISESLATLVVERPLRAQKIFHHILHIASVAITLQMRASKEDTDDHCPPPAMPPPHPAHPASLYHDYERKTRFDGEVTIDKEDLDLTLHSLASNLPLDASMASEDPHSVLTAAQIYTPLQVGGMPWVPEWVVGSVRDLPLHLQEPRLSLVGGRVLAVSLPSSFTKWVRYLCSNPGCVGTARDLHVRVFVLGRPESDTVHHRPPCRICLSPLSEDPASRELGERMTVMLLPSAQSHALTRDTPTRAQALRVVLRDEMMKGVEPGQVLEATVMVSPQRLPQFPSLEAMYVHPPPPLLPPATLPPVLRQLVSDRQSSPWSLVLTLAYMFAASVTPAGTFHSLKLALLLSLASCSSKKAGLAVLAVGTNTTLLLRLLWWCARYAPHSMIHSSLDPVTASCSREPDGALWVQGGSLLLARGGVCVLGEFSKFRNDVRRKVCRVLESGVVQVDCSVRHHHHTGPSLTYPLRAAAWACYDPASAKASTAMETEDNFLHVPLGDLTKSITDVFGLVVYTETPGGECEKEAEEVITFHTLLGAMSPSPSEDLLLPKDQMIQYLRMVRNMAVEFSPTAERLIRGYYVATRRLRGDCMQQGSLVPITAIHTLQPNNRLLPPALRLPPATPAWPCAPLWRAGMLLLLCCCVRKPWRHTLATHCFRSRLRHTSLPMLTFILLWAGRMMNV
- the LOC135091796 gene encoding minichromosome maintenance domain-containing protein 2-like isoform X1, which codes for MEETEEAQLTHAALRWLDQNGALTRLQATLHARAALTPMPKIIAAPVHVDLARLHEISESLATLVVERPLRAQKIFHHILHIASVAITLQMRASKEDTDDHCPPPAMPPPHPAHPASLYHDYERKTRFDGEVTIDKEDLDLTLHSLASNLPLDASMASEDPHSVLTAAQIYTPLQVGGMPWVPEWVVGSVRDLPLHLQEPRLSLVGGRVLAVSLPSSFTKWVRYLCSNPGCVGTARDLHVRVFVLGRPESDTVHHRPPCRICLSPLSEDPASRELGERMTVMLLPSAQSHALTRDTPTRAQALRVVLRDEMMKGVEPGQVLEATVMVSPQRLPQFPSLEAMYVHPPPPLLPPATLPPVLRQLVSDRQSSPWSLVLTLAYMFAASVTPAGTFHSLKLALLLSLASCSSKKAGLAVLAVGTNTTLLLRLLWWCARYAPHSMIHSSLDPVTASCSREPDGALWVQGGSLLLARGGVCVLGEFSKFRNDVRRKVCRVLESGVVQVDCSVRHHHHTGPSLTYPLRAAAWACYDPASAKASTAMETEDNFLHVPLGDLTKSITDVFGLVVYTETPGGECEKEAEEVITFHTLLGAMSPSPSEDLLLPKDQMIQYLRMVRNMAVEFSPTAERLIRGYYVATRRLRGDCMQQGSLVPITAIHTLTQVASSHARLALRTTVEGWDAAAAVLLCEEALAAHSGYSLLQVTPTPHLSPNADLHTLVGRKNDERMTRFQKTLEEFVSTHTGDIPGAL